A section of the Gammaproteobacteria bacterium genome encodes:
- a CDS encoding elongation factor G: MDAYNTHDMRNIAFVGHAGSGKTTLVESLLHAAGAIPSAGAVERGNTVSDFDPMERELQHSLDTSLCHLTHDGRRINLIDTPGYPDFAGRAISVLPAVETAALVVNAQSGIEMVTESLMEAATQRELCRMIVVNRIDAPDTDLPALLHHIQDKFGSSCLPINLPLLDGSGVADCYFAPSGVETAFSSVESAHTRLIDQVVEVDEALMEVYLEQGQELDPAQLHEPFEQALREGHLIPVCFVSAQTGVGIPQLLDIFARLMPDPTEGNPPPFLKGEGATATPMAVVPDKDRHVVAHVFKVMVDPFVGRMGFFRIHQGTVTPDSRLFIGDGRKPFKVTHLLEPQGNDSRECRIGIPGDIRAVTKVDEIHFDAVLHDSHDEDLLHLISMNCPPAMFSLAVEAISRGDEQKLSEALAKLDAEDPCLHVEHRASLNETVLMGMGDLHLRIVLERMKAKFNVEVKTHPPSIAYRETITIPAEGHHRHKKQTGGAGQFGEVFLRVTPLERGSDFEFADKVVGGAIPGQFIPAVEKGVRQVIESGAIAGFPMRDIRVEVYDGKHHSVDSKEIAFSTAGRKAFLDAVSKAKPIVLEPIVKLRVTAPNQAMGDITGDLSGIRGMISGTEALPGNRVEITARVPLSELENYQSRLKSMTGGEGAYTVEFSHYDPVPPRTQQALVKDFKPLEEG, from the coding sequence ATGGACGCATACAACACCCACGACATGCGAAACATCGCCTTCGTCGGACATGCCGGTAGCGGCAAGACGACCCTGGTCGAAAGTCTGCTGCACGCGGCGGGGGCAATCCCCTCGGCCGGGGCCGTAGAGCGGGGCAACACCGTCAGCGACTTCGACCCGATGGAGCGCGAGTTGCAGCATTCCCTGGATACCAGCCTCTGCCATCTCACCCACGACGGCCGTCGGATCAACCTGATCGACACCCCCGGTTATCCCGACTTCGCCGGTCGCGCCATCAGTGTTTTACCTGCCGTGGAAACCGCCGCCCTGGTCGTCAACGCCCAGTCGGGTATCGAAATGGTGACCGAATCACTCATGGAGGCCGCGACCCAACGCGAGCTGTGCCGGATGATCGTCGTCAACCGGATCGATGCCCCGGACACCGACCTGCCCGCCCTGCTCCACCACATCCAGGACAAGTTCGGCAGTTCCTGCCTCCCGATCAACCTGCCGCTGCTCGACGGTTCCGGTGTGGCCGACTGCTACTTTGCGCCGTCCGGCGTCGAGACGGCGTTTTCCTCGGTCGAGTCCGCCCACACGCGCCTGATCGATCAGGTCGTCGAGGTCGACGAGGCGCTGATGGAGGTCTACTTGGAACAGGGGCAGGAACTGGATCCGGCGCAGTTGCACGAACCGTTCGAGCAGGCATTGCGCGAAGGTCACCTGATCCCCGTGTGTTTCGTGTCGGCGCAAACCGGCGTCGGCATCCCGCAACTGCTGGACATCTTCGCCCGGCTCATGCCGGACCCGACCGAAGGCAATCCTCCCCCCTTTCTCAAGGGAGAAGGCGCGACTGCCACGCCGATGGCGGTGGTGCCGGATAAGGACCGGCACGTGGTCGCGCACGTGTTCAAGGTCATGGTGGACCCTTTCGTGGGCCGCATGGGGTTCTTCCGCATCCACCAGGGCACGGTGACCCCCGACAGCAGGCTGTTCATCGGCGACGGCCGCAAGCCGTTCAAGGTGACCCACCTGCTGGAGCCCCAGGGTAACGACAGCCGGGAATGCCGGATCGGGATCCCCGGCGACATCCGCGCCGTGACCAAGGTAGACGAGATACACTTCGATGCGGTGTTGCACGATTCGCACGACGAGGACCTGCTGCACCTGATATCGATGAACTGCCCGCCCGCCATGTTCAGCCTGGCCGTGGAGGCTATCAGCCGCGGCGACGAGCAGAAACTCTCCGAGGCACTCGCCAAACTGGACGCCGAGGATCCCTGCCTGCATGTCGAACACCGCGCCTCGCTGAACGAAACGGTCCTGATGGGCATGGGCGATCTTCATCTGCGCATCGTTCTGGAGCGTATGAAGGCGAAATTCAATGTCGAGGTGAAGACCCATCCGCCCAGCATCGCCTACCGGGAGACCATCACCATCCCCGCCGAGGGCCATCACCGCCACAAGAAACAGACCGGCGGCGCGGGACAGTTCGGCGAGGTGTTTCTCCGCGTCACACCATTGGAACGTGGGTCCGACTTCGAGTTCGCCGACAAGGTGGTCGGCGGGGCGATCCCGGGTCAGTTCATTCCCGCCGTCGAGAAGGGCGTGCGCCAGGTCATCGAATCGGGCGCCATCGCCGGCTTCCCGATGCGGGACATCCGCGTCGAGGTCTACGATGGCAAGCATCATTCGGTCGACTCCAAGGAGATCGCCTTTTCCACCGCCGGACGCAAGGCCTTTCTAGACGCCGTCTCGAAGGCGAAGCCGATCGTGCTGGAGCCCATCGTCAAGCTGCGCGTGACCGCACCCAACCAGGCCATGGGCGACATCACCGGCGACCTCTCCGGCATACGCGGCATGAT